The genomic DNA GCGCCACCGCGTCCGCGACATGCGGCACGTGCATCTCGTCGACTTCCAGGGCGGCCAGGCCGGCGGTGCGGTCGGCGGCCAGGGCGGCGATCAGGCCCGCATCCATGTTGGCGCCCTCGGCATTGGTGGCGACGGGGCCCAGGGTGGCCAACGCGGCAGCGGTCATCCGGGTGGTGGTCGACTTGCCGTTGGTGCCGGTCACCACCACCGAACGACGGCCCTGGCCCAGCTGGGCCAGGATGGAGCGGTCCAGGGTCATCGAGACCAGGCCGCCGATCATGGCGCCGGCGCCGCGCCCGGTCACCCTCGAAGCCCAGCGCGCGCCGGCACCGGCGGCCAGGGCGAGGCGCCCACGGGGTGAGATCACCCGGGTGAGTCTAGATCCGTTGCAGCCCGGCCCGCCCTCCCCGGCTCGCCCCTCGCTCCGCTGAGGGACCCCTCGTCGCCGCATCGGCGACCGGGCTGGATCGACACGCTTTTCCACAGCGCAGCGAAGAACCCGGATTGTCAGAGCCGCGTGCCATCCTGGCTGCGTGAGGCATGAATGGGGCCGACCTGCGGCAGACGCCGCCGAGGGCTGGGTGGTGGTGGATCTCGAGACCACGGGATTCAGCCCCGGCCAGGCCCGGGTCATCAGCCTCGCCGCCCTCGCGCTCGATGACGCCGGCCGGGTCGAGGAGTCCGTCGTCAGCCTGCTCAATCCGGGCGTCGATCCCGGACCCACCCACGTGCACGGCATCACCTCGTCGATGCTGGAAGATCAGCCCACCTTCGGCGACATCGTGGGCGATGTGGCGCAGCTGCTGAAGGGCCGCACGCTGGTCGCCCACAACGTGGCCTTCGACTATTCGTTCCTGGCGGCTGAGGCCGAACTGATCGGCGCGGAGCTGCCCACCGAGACCGTCATGTGCACCGTGGAGCTCACCCGCCGGCTCGGCCTGGAACTGGAGAACTTCCGGCTGCAGACCCTGGCCCGGCACTGGGGTGTCCAGCAGCTGCGGCCGCACGACGCGTTCGACGACGCCTCAGTGCTGGCCCAGGTGCTGCAACCGGCGCTGCACCGCGCCCGCGAGCGGGGTATCTGGCTGCCGGTGCGCCCGGTCACCCGCCGAACCTGGCCCAACGGCCGCGTCACCCACGACGAGCTGCGGCCGTTGAAGATGCTGGCCGCGCGGATGCCGTGCCCGTATCAGAACCCCGGCCGCTACGTCCGCGGGCGTCCACTGGTGCAGGGCATGCGGGTGGCGCTGTCGTCGGAGGTCCGCCGCACCCACGAGGAGCTGGTCGAGCGCATCCTGGCGGCCGGGCTGGCCTACTGCGACACCGTTGACCCGGAGACGTCGCTGGTGATCTGCAACGAGGACACCCCCGAGCAGGGCAAGGGATTCGTCGCCCGCGAACTGGGGGTGCCCGTGGTCTCCGACACCGAATTCATGGACTGCGTCACCGGCGTCGTCGGTGGCACCGGTATCGATCAATTCACCGATGCCACCGTCGACGGGGAGCAGTTCGCGCTGTTCTGACCGCGGTCGGCTCAGACGAGCGCTTTCGATTTCAGGGACTCGAACTCTGCGGGGGAGATCGTGCCGGCATCCAACAGCTGTTTCGCCTCGGCGATCTCCGTGGCCGGCGACCGCCCGGCAGCCTGCTTGATGTAGTCCTCGGTCTCCCTGCGCACCTGCGCGGCGGACTCCTGCGCCCGCACACTCATCCCGCGGCCCCGCGCGATGAGGTAGACCACAGCCGTCAGGTACGGCAGCACGATCAGCAACACCACCCAGATGGCCTTGACGATCCCCGACGTCTTGTGATCTCGCCAGAACAGGTCCACCAGGATGTTGAACAAGACCATCAGGTAGGCGATGAACGCGAAGACGACGATGAGAGACCAGAAGTAGTCCCAGAATGAATCCCACATGGAGGGCTCCTTGACGACGGACGCGCGGATTGCGCGACCGTCAGTCAACCCGGGACAGACTCCCTGGGGTCAGGGGCGAAATGCCTCTTTGGCCAGGGACTTCGGACTCAACTGCGCGCAGCGCGGTTCACCGCGGAGACCACAGCCCGCAGCGAGGCGGTGGTGATGGACGTCGCGATGCCCACACCCCACACGGTCTGCCCGCCGATGGACGCCTCGACGTACGCGGCGGCCTGGGCCTCTTCCCCGGACGACATGGCGTGCTCGGAGTAATCCAGCACGTTGACGTCGAAACCGATGGCGCCCAGGGCATCACAGAACGCCGCCAGCGGTCCGTTGCCGGCGCCGACGATCTCACGCTCCTCGCCGTTGACCTTGACCACGGCGGTGATGGTGTCGGTGCCGCCGTCGACCTCGGAAGCGTCGACCTTCTGGCGCATCCGCTCCAGCGGGACCACGGGTGCGATGTACTCCTCGTGGAAGGCGTCCCACATCTCCTTGGGGGAGACCTCGCCACCCTCACCGTCGGTGATCTTCTGGATGGCCTGGCTGAACTCGATCTGCAGCCGTCGCGGCAGGGCCAGCCCGTGGTCGGCCTTCATGATGTAGGCGACGCCGCCCTTGCCGGACTGCGAGTTCACCCGGATCACGGCCTCATAGGTGCGGCCGACATCCTTGGGGTCGATGGGCAGGTAGGGCACCTGCCACAGGATGTCGTCGACATCGGCGCCGGATTCGTCCGCGGACACCTTCATGGCGTCCAGGCCCTTGTTGATGGCGTCCTGGTGGCTGCCGGAGAACGCCGTGTAGACCAGGTCGCCGCCGTAGGGGTGACGCTCGTGCACCGGCAGCTGGTTGCAGTACTCGACGGTGCGGCGGATCTCGTCGATGTTGGAGAAGTCGATCTGCGGGTCCACCCCGCGGCTGAACATGTTCAGGCCCAACGTCACCAGGCACACGTTGCCGGTGCGCTCGCCGTTGCCGAACAGACAGCCCTCGATGCGGTCGGCGCCGGCCTGGTAGCCCAGCTCGGCCGCGGCCACGGCAGTGCCGCGATCGTTGTGCGGGTGCAGGCTCAGGATGATCGAATCCCGTGGCGCCAGATGACGATTCATCCATTCGATGGAATCGGCGTAGACGTTGGGGGTGGCCATCTCGACGGTGGCGGGCAGGTTGACGATCAGCGGCACGTCCGGCGTGGGTTTCACGATGTCCGCCACGGCGTTGCACACCTCAACCGCGTACTCCAGCTCGGTGCCGGTGTAGGACTCCGGCGAGTACTCGAAGCGCCACAGCGTGTCCGGGTACTTCTCGGCCTCCTCGACGCACATCTGGGCGCCGTCGGTGGCGATCTTCTTCACCGCGTCGCGGTCGGCGCGGAACACCACCCGGCGCTGCAGGATCGACGTCGAGTTGTAGAAGTGCACGATGGCGCGGGGTGCGCCCTGGCAGGCCTCGAAGGTACGGGTGATCAGCTCCGGCCGGCACTGCGTCAGCACCTGGATGGTCACGTCGTCGGGGATGGCGCCCTGTTCGATGATCTCCCGGACGAAATCGAAGTCGGTCTGCGATGCCGAGGGGAAGCCGACCTCGATCTCCTTGTAGCCCATCCGGACCAGCAGATCGAACATGCGGCGCTTGCGCTGCGGGCTCATGGGGTCGATCAGCGCCTGGTTGCCGTCGCGCAGATCCACCGCGCACCACGACGGGGCACGGTCGATGACCTTGTCCGGCCAGGTGCGGTCGGGCAGCGCCACGTTCTCCACCTCGGCGGCGAAGCTGCGGTACCGGTTCACCGGCATCGAGGTGGCGCGCTGGGTGTTCCACGCAGGCTGGCCGGGGTTGTGAGCTCCGGCGGGAGTGTTGATGGTGCGTACCGAGCTGAAGGCATCGGTCGAGGGGTTGAAGTTCTCAGTCATGGGATGGCTCCGGATTCGTCTGGATTGACATCAGACCGGCGCATCGCGAAACACCCGCGACGGGAGGCCAGTCTGGATCAGACCCCGTCGCGGCGTCCGAGGAGGAGCACCCGCTGCACGAGCCCACTGTACCGCTGTCGCCCGCGGTGCCAAAACCCGCCTCGGGCTGCCACACTGTCACCGTGAAATGGCTGGTGGGCGGTCTGACGGCCGCGGCCCTGCTCACCGGGTGCAGCGCCATCGACGGGACGCCCCGCTCGGCGCCTGATGATCCGGCGGTCTTCTTCGACGGTCCTGCGGCGTCCTACGGCCAACAGGTGAGTTCCGCGGACCGCATCCGTCTCACGTACCTGCGCGCACTGCGCCGCATCGATGTCTGCGGGCTCACAGACCGTGCAGCATTGGCCCGGATAGGTGAAATCCAAACGCTGGGTTCACTTTTCGCGCTGAACCAATGCGATGTGGAGATCAAGATGCCGGGCCGGGCTGCGCCGAGCTACCTCTCAGCCGCCCTCGAACTGTCCGCACCGGAGGGCCCGGAGGTGCTCAGCGTCTCAGGACTGCCGGTGTCGGAGGCCTACGACGGGGCCTGTGAGTACCTGATCCCGATCGACCTGGCCGCTCTGCCCGACGCCGCCCCCCTGTTCGGGCCGGAGCAGCCCCACCTTCGGGTCAGCATGGTGGCCGCACCCGACTGCGCGACCGTCCGCCGGGTGGTGTCGGGGCTCGCGGCCCGAGTGGCAGACGGGCGGCTGCCGGTGCGCGACGGCGCCGCCACGTACACCACCTCGCTGGCCGAGCGGGATCCCTGCGAGATCCTGGCCGCGCTGCCCGCCGGCGACGTCGGCTACTGGAATGTCCCTGGCACCGGGCCCTACCGCTGCGAGTTCGGGATGGTGCGCGACGCCGGCGACGGTGCGGTGGAGATGGCGCTCTCGCTGCGACCCCGGTTGGTCGATGCCGTCGAGGGACGTGAACGCACCGGCGACGACGTATACCTGGATCGTCGATCCTGCTCGGCGCTGGTGTTCGTCGGCCCGCAACTGCAGCGGCGAGTGGGCAACGGTGCCCTGGTGGACACCGGGGACATCTCGATCAGGCAGAGCGTGGAGGTCACCAGCGGCGAAGCGCCGTGCACGGAAAACCTGCTGGTGACATCGGTGATGCACCAGGCGGCGGAGCTGTTCGGCTGAACCCGCCGCTACAGTGGCGCCGGTGAGGACGCTGGACCGGCGCTGGTGGGTGGCGATCGCCGCGGTGGCGGTGGTGGCCGTGGCGTTCGTGGTGTCGGAGGTCTTCTTCCGCGGGCCGTCGCAGGAATGCCGGCCGGTGGTCGAGTTGCTGGAGTTCAACAAGGCCCAGAGCGAGCAGATCGCCGCGCACGCCGGCGACGCGGACACCCTTCCCACCGTCGCCGACGATGCCGCCTACCAGCAGTGGGCCGACGGATTGGCCCAGCGGGCGCAGCAGATCAACGACCCGAACCTCAGCGGTACCGCGATCCGGTTGGCAGATCTGGCCTCGCAGTTCGTGGCCAAGCTGCCGCAGATGCGTGCCGCCGCGGAAACGCACACCCCTGGTGCCCCCACCCCGGACGTGGTCCACGACATGAACTTCCTCAACGCCCGGATCAGTCAGGAGACCGCCGAGCTCACGGCGGCGTGCGTCAACTAGAGCGGCCAGTTGAGCACCACGTCCGACAGCGGCAGGCGACGGCGGGGGCGGCGGTCCCGCTCGGCGACGTTCTCGGGTGCCTGCGCGTAGTCGCCCAGACGCCCTATTGCGACGATCGCCAGGGGGGTCAGTCCGCCGGTCAGGTCGCGGGCGCCGTCGACGTCGAAACCGGCCATCGGGTGCACGATCAACCCCCGCGACACCGCCTCCACCGACAGGTTTGCCATCGCCGCGCCGGCGTCGACCCGGGCGTACCGCGCGGTGGTGTCGTCCTCGCCGTCGTCGACGCACACCAGCACCAGTGCGCCCGCCGCTGTCGCGTAGGCGTTGCCCCTGCTCAGGAGTTCTCTCAGCTGCGTGAACGCCTGGTCTCCGCGGCGCCCGACGAGGAAGCGCACCGGTTGGCGGGCGCCCCACGTGGCGGCCCAGCGGGCCGCCTCCAGCACGGCGGTGAGGTCCTCGTCGGCCAGGTCGGCTCCGGGGTCGAAGACGCGCGGGCTCCACCGGGCGGCGATATCCGGATGAATGGGTACCGACGTGGATGCGCTGCGGTGGTCCGGGGTGCTGGCCATCGCCTCAATGTAGCGAGGGAAAAACCACGTGCCGGTCTCCCTTATCCTTGGTGGGACCGAATTCCGCTGTGAAAGGGCAGATAGTGGCGCTCGTCGTGCAGAAATACGGCGGTTCCTCGGTGTCGGACGCCGACCGGATCCGGCGCGTCGCCGAGCGGATCGTCGAGACCAAGAAGGCGGGAAACGACGTCGTCGTGGTGGTCTCGGCGATGGGCGATACCACCGATGACCTGCTGGATCTGGCCAAGCAGGTGTGCCCGGCGCCCCCGGCTCGGGAACTCGACATGCTGCTGACCGCCGGGGAGCGGATCTCCAACGCGCTGGTCGCCATGGCCATCGAGTCGCTGGGCGCGCAGGCCCGCTCGTTCACCGGGTCGCAGGCCGGCGTCGTCACCACCGGCACGCACGGCAACGCCAAGATCATCGACGTCACGCCCACCCGGTTGCGCGCCGCCCTCGACGAGGGACAGATCGTCCTGGTCGCCGGGTTCCAGGGCGTCAGCCAGGACACCAAGGACGTCACCACGCTGGGTCGCGGCGGCTCGGACACCACGGCCGTGGCCGTGGCGGCCGCCCTGAACGCCGACGTCTGCGAGATCTACACCGACGTCGACGGGGTGTACACCGCCGATCCGCGCATCGTGCCCAACGCCCAGAAGCTCGACACCGTGAGCTTCGAGGAGATGCTCGAGATGGCGGCGTGCGGGGCCAAGGTGCTGATGCTGCGCTGCGTCGAGTACGCCCGCCGCTATGACCTGCCCATCCACGTGCGTTCTTCGTACTCCGACAAGCCCGGCACCATCGTCAAAGGATCGATTGAGGACATCGCCATGGAAGACGCAATCCTGACCGGAGTTGCCCACGATCGCGGCGAGGCCAAGGTGACCGTTGTCGGTCTGCCCGACGTACCTGGCTACGCCGCCAAGGTGTTCCGCGCGGTCGCCGATGCCGATGTCAACATCGACATGGTGCTGCAGAACATCAGCAAGATCGAGGACGGCAAGACCGACATCACCTTCACCTGCCCCCGGGACAACGGCCCCGGCGCCGTGGAGAAGCTGACCTCGCTGCAGAGTGAGATCGGCTTCACCCGCGTGCTCTACGACGATCACATCGGCAAGGTGTCGCTGATCGGCGCGGGTATGCGCAGCCACCCCGGCGTCACCGCAAAGTTCTGCGAGGCGCTGGCCGAGGTGGGAGTCAACATCGATCTGATCTCCACATCCGAGATCCGAATTTCGGTGCTGGTCAAGGACACTGAGCTGGACAAGGCCGTCGCGGCGTTGCACGAGGCGTTCGGCCTGGGCAGCGACGAAGAGGCTGTCGTCTACGGCGGGACGGGACGCTAGACATGGTGAACATCGCAGTAGTGGGCGCCACCGGCCAGGTGGGCCAGGTCATGCGGACCCTGCTGGAAGACCGCAACTTCCCGGCTGACAGCGTCCGCTTCTTCGCCTCGGCGCGCTCGGCGGGCAAGAAGCTGAGCTTCCGCGGACAGGAGATCGAGGTCGAGGATTCCGAGACCGCCGACCCGTCGGGCATCGACATCGCGCTGTTCTCTGCCGGCGCCACC from Mycolicibacterium tokaiense includes the following:
- a CDS encoding DEDDh family exonuclease, coding for MRHEWGRPAADAAEGWVVVDLETTGFSPGQARVISLAALALDDAGRVEESVVSLLNPGVDPGPTHVHGITSSMLEDQPTFGDIVGDVAQLLKGRTLVAHNVAFDYSFLAAEAELIGAELPTETVMCTVELTRRLGLELENFRLQTLARHWGVQQLRPHDAFDDASVLAQVLQPALHRARERGIWLPVRPVTRRTWPNGRVTHDELRPLKMLAARMPCPYQNPGRYVRGRPLVQGMRVALSSEVRRTHEELVERILAAGLAYCDTVDPETSLVICNEDTPEQGKGFVARELGVPVVSDTEFMDCVTGVVGGTGIDQFTDATVDGEQFALF
- a CDS encoding SHOCT domain-containing protein is translated as MWDSFWDYFWSLIVVFAFIAYLMVLFNILVDLFWRDHKTSGIVKAIWVVLLIVLPYLTAVVYLIARGRGMSVRAQESAAQVRRETEDYIKQAAGRSPATEIAEAKQLLDAGTISPAEFESLKSKALV
- the leuA gene encoding 2-isopropylmalate synthase yields the protein MTENFNPSTDAFSSVRTINTPAGAHNPGQPAWNTQRATSMPVNRYRSFAAEVENVALPDRTWPDKVIDRAPSWCAVDLRDGNQALIDPMSPQRKRRMFDLLVRMGYKEIEVGFPSASQTDFDFVREIIEQGAIPDDVTIQVLTQCRPELITRTFEACQGAPRAIVHFYNSTSILQRRVVFRADRDAVKKIATDGAQMCVEEAEKYPDTLWRFEYSPESYTGTELEYAVEVCNAVADIVKPTPDVPLIVNLPATVEMATPNVYADSIEWMNRHLAPRDSIILSLHPHNDRGTAVAAAELGYQAGADRIEGCLFGNGERTGNVCLVTLGLNMFSRGVDPQIDFSNIDEIRRTVEYCNQLPVHERHPYGGDLVYTAFSGSHQDAINKGLDAMKVSADESGADVDDILWQVPYLPIDPKDVGRTYEAVIRVNSQSGKGGVAYIMKADHGLALPRRLQIEFSQAIQKITDGEGGEVSPKEMWDAFHEEYIAPVVPLERMRQKVDASEVDGGTDTITAVVKVNGEEREIVGAGNGPLAAFCDALGAIGFDVNVLDYSEHAMSSGEEAQAAAYVEASIGGQTVWGVGIATSITTASLRAVVSAVNRAARS
- a CDS encoding nitroreductase family protein gives rise to the protein MASTPDHRSASTSVPIHPDIAARWSPRVFDPGADLADEDLTAVLEAARWAATWGARQPVRFLVGRRGDQAFTQLRELLSRGNAYATAAGALVLVCVDDGEDDTTARYARVDAGAAMANLSVEAVSRGLIVHPMAGFDVDGARDLTGGLTPLAIVAIGRLGDYAQAPENVAERDRRPRRRLPLSDVVLNWPL
- a CDS encoding aspartate kinase, translated to MALVVQKYGGSSVSDADRIRRVAERIVETKKAGNDVVVVVSAMGDTTDDLLDLAKQVCPAPPARELDMLLTAGERISNALVAMAIESLGAQARSFTGSQAGVVTTGTHGNAKIIDVTPTRLRAALDEGQIVLVAGFQGVSQDTKDVTTLGRGGSDTTAVAVAAALNADVCEIYTDVDGVYTADPRIVPNAQKLDTVSFEEMLEMAACGAKVLMLRCVEYARRYDLPIHVRSSYSDKPGTIVKGSIEDIAMEDAILTGVAHDRGEAKVTVVGLPDVPGYAAKVFRAVADADVNIDMVLQNISKIEDGKTDITFTCPRDNGPGAVEKLTSLQSEIGFTRVLYDDHIGKVSLIGAGMRSHPGVTAKFCEALAEVGVNIDLISTSEIRISVLVKDTELDKAVAALHEAFGLGSDEEAVVYGGTGR